In a single window of the Solea solea chromosome 14, fSolSol10.1, whole genome shotgun sequence genome:
- the flt4 gene encoding vascular endothelial growth factor receptor 3 isoform X1: MKTYCTCFCRTWIGIAFATGLVTGFSMTPPILDGSREDLVIPVYETLTITCRGQRTLAWAWPDRTLAGVELTDRQTQLSTPRDPRQTVVLVSECPGQHGLPYCKRLVLNRAQAKDTGYYRCYYKDVKAIIDGTTAVSVYAFIRDPEQPFLRRDSHSKGHGNALETILITRFSTHVIVPCLVTVPDLNVTLHAYPTPLEGSGMTWDNKRGWSIPRQIIDSAPMLIGVTCVATLGGKEHQSADYLIHTTGSQVYDVKLFPEEPVELIVGEALTLNCTAVVEFNAGVDIQWSYPGKQTNSWADTKPHREALSHATEAVSVLTIHSVNVTDTGPYICNVTSTDTTHTQQTQVIVHERPFISLDYRSGPVVEVTAGQKSFKLRVNVSAFPTPETQWYKDGKVINQRPEFKIKRMRMHLNHVLEIKDVCQEDSGLYTVALRNNAAALERRLNITLVVNVAPQIHEKEVAEPSSPYPSGSSQILTCTAYGLPSPNISWQWRTWGPCVPNNTQSRQVRGDRKAHSDRIADCQNWQDINSEIAMNEIDDVETAVEVVDGRQKIVSRLQIRNATVSVMYKCSAENKVGKDERLIYFYVTTIPEGFSVDVRPSENLLEQEKVSLCCSADNYTYEQLRWYRLDPRALKDEQGKPRELDCRSVHRYADMLDGQLSFQEPSNSWVLDFTIASVQLQDEGHYVCEAQSRRIGEKQCLFRYISVKALEAPRYKRSLTNQTVNVTESLRMECDVEGRPLPHLSWFKDNHPLHQMSGIQLQDSNRTLSIQRVREEDAGLYTCTACNQRGCVHSSAAVKVIGSIDKANVEIVILIGTGVIAVFFWAMLIIIFCNVKRVNPADIKTGYLSIIMDPGEVPLDEQCEYLPYDSSQWEISRDRLRLGKVLGHGAFGKVIEASIYGISKSNSLDTVAVKMLKDGSTASEHKALMSELKILIHIGNHLNVVNLLGACTKPNGPLMVIVEYCKYGNLSNFLRAKREFFLPYRDRSPKTQSQVRRMIEAGQMDQKARQPPSSSSPSSPSSTSSSSPTTCPQTPSSNTINQRPDVEKMDDLWKTPLTIEDLICYSFQVARGMDFLASRKCIHRDLAARNILLSENNIVKICDFGLARDIYKDPDYVRKGNARLPLKWMAPESIFDKVYTSQSDVWSFGVLLWEIFSLGASPYPGLQIDEDFCKRLKDGVRMRSPETASPEIYGIMLACWQGEPKERPPFPALVKILGDLLQDNSLPDGKDYIPLNRSQSSEDDGFSQASSQPPSEEELRVACNTLPTRYYNCVPFTGCVFVGPTNACQPRVKTFEESPLEMFPQKAPQDNQTDSGMVLASEEFERIEHQHRGAALKSRMDSSSSTEPLTASHGSLGQSSVGAISPWHRPTFFSQLSGQTFYNNEYGHLSEGFCDFFSSPDTPCLASSNV; this comes from the exons GTCTGGTGACTGGCTTTTCTATGACTCCGCCCATCCTCGACGGCTCCAGAGAAGATCTCGTGATTCCAGTCTACGAAACACTCACCATCACATgcag GGGACAGCGCACTCTGGCCTGGGCCTGGCCTGACAGGACTCTGGCGGGAGTGGAGCTGACTGACCGTCAGACCCAGCTGTCAACGCCCAGGGACCCTAGGCAGACGGTCGTCTTAGTGAGCGAGTGTCCAGGACAGCATGGGTTGCCGTACTGTAAGAGGCTGGTCCTGAACCGAGCGCAGGCCAAAGACACGGGCTACTATCGATGCTATTACAAAGACGTCAAAGCCATCATTGACGGCACCACTGCAGTCAGCGTTTATGCCTTCATCAGGG ACCCAGAGCAGCCTTTCCTCAGGAGAGACAGCCACAGCAAGGGCCATGGAAATGCCCTGGAGACCATCTTAATCACTCGCTTCTCCACACACGTCATAGTGCCATGTCTGGTCACAGTGCCGGATCTGAACGTCACTCTCCACGCG TATCCCACGCCTCTGGAGGGGAGCGGGATGACATGGGACAACAAGCGAGGCTGGTCCATTCCCAGACAAATCATAGACAGTGCGCCGATGCTCATCGGCGTCACGTGTGTTGCTACTCTTGGAGGCAAAGAGCATCAATCTGCCGACTACCTGATCCACActacag GAAGTCAGGTTTACGATGTCAAGCTGTTTCCTGAGGAGCCAGTGGAGCTGATAGTCGGGGAGGCTCTCACCCTGAACTGCACAGCGGTGGTGGAGTTCAACGCCGGAGTGGACATTCAATGGTCTTACCCTGGCAAACAG ACGAACAGTTGGGCGGACACCAAACCTCACCGTGAAGCTCTTTCTCATGCCACAGAGGCTGTCAGTGTCCTGACCATCCACAGTGTTAATGTCACAGACACCGGCCCATACATCTGCAACGTGACCAGCACCGACACGACACACACCCAGCAGACTCAGGTCATAGTTCACG AGAGACCATTCATCAGCCTGGACTACAGGTCTGGGCCAGTGGTGGAGGTAACCGCTGGCCAGAAGTCGTTCAAACTACGCGTAAACGTGTCCGCCTTCCCCACTCCTGAAACACAATG gtataaAGATGGAAAGGTGATAAACCAGCGCCCGgagttcaaaataaaaaggatgAGGATGCACCTTAACCATGTTTTGGAGATCAAGGACGTTTGTCAGGAGGATTCTGGACTTTACACGGTGGCGCTGAGAAACAATGCTGCCGCTCTGGAGAGGAGACTCAACATCACGCTCGTTGTCAACG TGGCCCCGCAGATTCACGAGAAAGAAGTGGCAGAGCCGTCCAGTCCTTACCCCAGCGGCAGTAGCCAGATTCTAACGTGCACTGCCTACGGTCTCCCTTCTCCCAACATCAGCTGGCAGTGGAGGACGTGGGGCCCGTGTGTACCCAACAACACCCAAAGCAGACA GGTTCGAGGAGACAGGAAAGCCCATAGTGACAGGATCGCCGACTGTCAGAACTGGCAGGACATTAACTCGGAAATCGCCATGAATGAAATCGACGACGTTGAGACAGCTGTGGAAGTGGTGGATGGGCGACAAAAG ATAGTGAGCAGGCTTCAGATCCGCAACGCCACCGTATCTGTCATGTACAAGTGTTCCGCTGAAAACAAGGTCGGCAAAGATGAGCGGCTGATTTACTTCTACGTAACCA CCATCCCTGAGGGCTTCAGTGTGGACGTCCGGCCCTCTGAGAATCTCCTGGAGCAGGAGAAAGTGTCCCTGTGCTGCAGCGCTGACAATTACACCTACGAGCAGCTGCGGTGGTATCGCCTTGACCCGCGCGCCCTGAAGGACGAGCAAGGCAAACCGCGGGAGCTGGACTGCAGGAGCGTGCATCGCTACGCCGACATGCTTGACGGACAGCTCTCCTTCCAGGAGCCATCTAACAGCTGGGTCCTTGACTTCACCATCGCCTCGGTGCAGCTCCAGGACGAGGGTCATTATGTGTGCGAAGCTCAGAGTCGACGCATCGGGGAGAAACAGTGTCTGTTCAGATACATCTCAGTCAAAG CCCTGGAGGCGCCGCGGTACAAGCGCAGTCTCACCAACCAGACGGTGAACGTGACGGAGTCTCTGCGGATGGAGTGCGACGTGGAAGGCAGACCTCTGCCCCACCTCTCCTGGTTCAAAGACAACCATCCTCTCCACCAAATGTCAG GGatccagctgcaggattcaAACCGCACTCTCAGCATCCAGCGGGTGCGTGAGGAGGACGCCGGGCTTTACACCTGCACAGCCTGCAACCAGCGTGGATGTGTCCACTCCTCAGCTGCTGTGAAGGTCATAG GTTCAATCGACAAGGCCAACGTGGAGATTGTGATCCTCATCGGGACTGGAGTCATTGCCGTTTTCTTCTGGGCCATGCTCATCATCATTTTCTGCAACGTGAAACGG GTTAACCCAGCGGACATAAAAACCGGCTATCTGTCCATCATTATGGACCCAGGGGAAGTGCCGCTGGACGAGCAGTGCGAATACCTGCCCTACGACTCCTCACAGTGGGAGATCTCCAGAGACAGACTGCGATTGG GAAAAGTTTTAGGCCACGGTGCCTTCGGGAAAGTAATTGAGGCATCGATCTACGGCATCAGCAAGAGCAACAGTTTGGACACGGTTGCTGTCAAGATGTTGAAGG ACGGATCCACAGCCAGTGAGCACAAAGCCTTGATGTCAGAGCTGAAGATACTGATTCACATCGGCAATCACCTGAATGTTGTCAACCTGTTGGGAGCCTGCACCAAACCAAACG GTCCGCTGATGGTGATTGTGGAATACTGCAAGTACGGGAACCTGTCCAACTTCCTACGAGCCAAGAGAGAGTTCTTCCTCCCTTACAGG GATCGCTCTCCGAAAACCCAGAGCCAGGTGAGACGGATGATTGAAGCGGGTCAAATGGACCAAAAAGCTCGTCAACCGCCTTCgtcttcttctccctcctctccctcctccacctcctcctcctctccaacCACCTGTCCCCAGACTCCATCATCCAACACAATTAATCAGAGGCCTGATGTGGAAAAAA TGGACGACCTGTGGAAAACTCCTCTGACCATAGAAGATCTCATTTGCTACAGTTTCCAGGTGGCTCGAGGGATGGACTTCCTGGCCTCCAGAAAG tgtaTCCACAGAGACCTGGCAGCACGGAACATTCTCCTGTCAGAGAACAACATCGTGAAGATCTGTGACTTTGGTCTGGCCCGAGACATATACAAAGACCCCGACTACGTCAGGAAAGGCAAT GCTCGTCTGCCTTTAAAGTGGATGGCTCCAGAGAGTATCTTTGACAAAGTGTACACCAGCCAGAGTGATGTGTGGTCTTTTGGAGTTTTGCTCTGGGAAATCTTTTCACTGG GTGCATCTCCTTACCCTGGGTTACAGATTGATGAGGATTTCTGCAAACGGTTAAAAGATGGCGTCAGGATGCGATCGCCAGAAACTGCCTCCCCTGAAAT ATATGGAATCATGCTGGCCTGCTGGCAGGGTGAACCCAAAGAGAGACCACCGTTCCCCGCTCTGGTGAAGATCCTGGGAGACCTGCTGCAGGACAACAGTCTTCCT GATGGGAAGGACTACATCCCTCTGAATCGCTCACAGAGCTCAGAGGATGACGGTTTCTCACAGGCTTCATCGCAGCCTCCGTCTGAGGAGGAGCTGAGAGTGGCCTGCAACACGCTACCCACCAG GTATTATAACTGCGTGCCCTTTACCGGCTGTGTCTTTGTGGGACCCACCAACGCATGCCAGCCCAGAGTGAAGACATTTGAGGAGTCGCCCCTGGAGATGTTCCCACAGAAAGCTCCTCAG GACAACCAGACAGACAGCGGGATGGTTCTGGCCTCTGAAGAATTTGAGAGAATTGAGCACCAGCACAGGGGCGCCGCCTTAAAAAG TCGaatggacagcagcagcagcacggagCCTCTCACAGCCTCCCATGGTTCTCTGGGTCAAAGCAGCGTCGGTGCCATCAGCCCGTGGCACCGCCCCACCTTCTTCAGCCAGCTATCAGGTCAGACCTTCTACAACAACGAGTACGGACATCTGTCCGAGGGCTTCTGCGACTTCTTCTCCTCGCCGGACACTCCCTGCCTCGCCTCCTCTAACGTGTAA
- the flt4 gene encoding vascular endothelial growth factor receptor 3 isoform X2: MTPPILDGSREDLVIPVYETLTITCRGQRTLAWAWPDRTLAGVELTDRQTQLSTPRDPRQTVVLVSECPGQHGLPYCKRLVLNRAQAKDTGYYRCYYKDVKAIIDGTTAVSVYAFIRDPEQPFLRRDSHSKGHGNALETILITRFSTHVIVPCLVTVPDLNVTLHAYPTPLEGSGMTWDNKRGWSIPRQIIDSAPMLIGVTCVATLGGKEHQSADYLIHTTGSQVYDVKLFPEEPVELIVGEALTLNCTAVVEFNAGVDIQWSYPGKQTNSWADTKPHREALSHATEAVSVLTIHSVNVTDTGPYICNVTSTDTTHTQQTQVIVHERPFISLDYRSGPVVEVTAGQKSFKLRVNVSAFPTPETQWYKDGKVINQRPEFKIKRMRMHLNHVLEIKDVCQEDSGLYTVALRNNAAALERRLNITLVVNVAPQIHEKEVAEPSSPYPSGSSQILTCTAYGLPSPNISWQWRTWGPCVPNNTQSRQVRGDRKAHSDRIADCQNWQDINSEIAMNEIDDVETAVEVVDGRQKIVSRLQIRNATVSVMYKCSAENKVGKDERLIYFYVTTIPEGFSVDVRPSENLLEQEKVSLCCSADNYTYEQLRWYRLDPRALKDEQGKPRELDCRSVHRYADMLDGQLSFQEPSNSWVLDFTIASVQLQDEGHYVCEAQSRRIGEKQCLFRYISVKALEAPRYKRSLTNQTVNVTESLRMECDVEGRPLPHLSWFKDNHPLHQMSGIQLQDSNRTLSIQRVREEDAGLYTCTACNQRGCVHSSAAVKVIGSIDKANVEIVILIGTGVIAVFFWAMLIIIFCNVKRVNPADIKTGYLSIIMDPGEVPLDEQCEYLPYDSSQWEISRDRLRLGKVLGHGAFGKVIEASIYGISKSNSLDTVAVKMLKDGSTASEHKALMSELKILIHIGNHLNVVNLLGACTKPNGPLMVIVEYCKYGNLSNFLRAKREFFLPYRDRSPKTQSQVRRMIEAGQMDQKARQPPSSSSPSSPSSTSSSSPTTCPQTPSSNTINQRPDVEKMDDLWKTPLTIEDLICYSFQVARGMDFLASRKCIHRDLAARNILLSENNIVKICDFGLARDIYKDPDYVRKGNARLPLKWMAPESIFDKVYTSQSDVWSFGVLLWEIFSLGASPYPGLQIDEDFCKRLKDGVRMRSPETASPEIYGIMLACWQGEPKERPPFPALVKILGDLLQDNSLPDGKDYIPLNRSQSSEDDGFSQASSQPPSEEELRVACNTLPTRYYNCVPFTGCVFVGPTNACQPRVKTFEESPLEMFPQKAPQDNQTDSGMVLASEEFERIEHQHRGAALKSRMDSSSSTEPLTASHGSLGQSSVGAISPWHRPTFFSQLSGQTFYNNEYGHLSEGFCDFFSSPDTPCLASSNV; the protein is encoded by the exons ATGACTCCGCCCATCCTCGACGGCTCCAGAGAAGATCTCGTGATTCCAGTCTACGAAACACTCACCATCACATgcag GGGACAGCGCACTCTGGCCTGGGCCTGGCCTGACAGGACTCTGGCGGGAGTGGAGCTGACTGACCGTCAGACCCAGCTGTCAACGCCCAGGGACCCTAGGCAGACGGTCGTCTTAGTGAGCGAGTGTCCAGGACAGCATGGGTTGCCGTACTGTAAGAGGCTGGTCCTGAACCGAGCGCAGGCCAAAGACACGGGCTACTATCGATGCTATTACAAAGACGTCAAAGCCATCATTGACGGCACCACTGCAGTCAGCGTTTATGCCTTCATCAGGG ACCCAGAGCAGCCTTTCCTCAGGAGAGACAGCCACAGCAAGGGCCATGGAAATGCCCTGGAGACCATCTTAATCACTCGCTTCTCCACACACGTCATAGTGCCATGTCTGGTCACAGTGCCGGATCTGAACGTCACTCTCCACGCG TATCCCACGCCTCTGGAGGGGAGCGGGATGACATGGGACAACAAGCGAGGCTGGTCCATTCCCAGACAAATCATAGACAGTGCGCCGATGCTCATCGGCGTCACGTGTGTTGCTACTCTTGGAGGCAAAGAGCATCAATCTGCCGACTACCTGATCCACActacag GAAGTCAGGTTTACGATGTCAAGCTGTTTCCTGAGGAGCCAGTGGAGCTGATAGTCGGGGAGGCTCTCACCCTGAACTGCACAGCGGTGGTGGAGTTCAACGCCGGAGTGGACATTCAATGGTCTTACCCTGGCAAACAG ACGAACAGTTGGGCGGACACCAAACCTCACCGTGAAGCTCTTTCTCATGCCACAGAGGCTGTCAGTGTCCTGACCATCCACAGTGTTAATGTCACAGACACCGGCCCATACATCTGCAACGTGACCAGCACCGACACGACACACACCCAGCAGACTCAGGTCATAGTTCACG AGAGACCATTCATCAGCCTGGACTACAGGTCTGGGCCAGTGGTGGAGGTAACCGCTGGCCAGAAGTCGTTCAAACTACGCGTAAACGTGTCCGCCTTCCCCACTCCTGAAACACAATG gtataaAGATGGAAAGGTGATAAACCAGCGCCCGgagttcaaaataaaaaggatgAGGATGCACCTTAACCATGTTTTGGAGATCAAGGACGTTTGTCAGGAGGATTCTGGACTTTACACGGTGGCGCTGAGAAACAATGCTGCCGCTCTGGAGAGGAGACTCAACATCACGCTCGTTGTCAACG TGGCCCCGCAGATTCACGAGAAAGAAGTGGCAGAGCCGTCCAGTCCTTACCCCAGCGGCAGTAGCCAGATTCTAACGTGCACTGCCTACGGTCTCCCTTCTCCCAACATCAGCTGGCAGTGGAGGACGTGGGGCCCGTGTGTACCCAACAACACCCAAAGCAGACA GGTTCGAGGAGACAGGAAAGCCCATAGTGACAGGATCGCCGACTGTCAGAACTGGCAGGACATTAACTCGGAAATCGCCATGAATGAAATCGACGACGTTGAGACAGCTGTGGAAGTGGTGGATGGGCGACAAAAG ATAGTGAGCAGGCTTCAGATCCGCAACGCCACCGTATCTGTCATGTACAAGTGTTCCGCTGAAAACAAGGTCGGCAAAGATGAGCGGCTGATTTACTTCTACGTAACCA CCATCCCTGAGGGCTTCAGTGTGGACGTCCGGCCCTCTGAGAATCTCCTGGAGCAGGAGAAAGTGTCCCTGTGCTGCAGCGCTGACAATTACACCTACGAGCAGCTGCGGTGGTATCGCCTTGACCCGCGCGCCCTGAAGGACGAGCAAGGCAAACCGCGGGAGCTGGACTGCAGGAGCGTGCATCGCTACGCCGACATGCTTGACGGACAGCTCTCCTTCCAGGAGCCATCTAACAGCTGGGTCCTTGACTTCACCATCGCCTCGGTGCAGCTCCAGGACGAGGGTCATTATGTGTGCGAAGCTCAGAGTCGACGCATCGGGGAGAAACAGTGTCTGTTCAGATACATCTCAGTCAAAG CCCTGGAGGCGCCGCGGTACAAGCGCAGTCTCACCAACCAGACGGTGAACGTGACGGAGTCTCTGCGGATGGAGTGCGACGTGGAAGGCAGACCTCTGCCCCACCTCTCCTGGTTCAAAGACAACCATCCTCTCCACCAAATGTCAG GGatccagctgcaggattcaAACCGCACTCTCAGCATCCAGCGGGTGCGTGAGGAGGACGCCGGGCTTTACACCTGCACAGCCTGCAACCAGCGTGGATGTGTCCACTCCTCAGCTGCTGTGAAGGTCATAG GTTCAATCGACAAGGCCAACGTGGAGATTGTGATCCTCATCGGGACTGGAGTCATTGCCGTTTTCTTCTGGGCCATGCTCATCATCATTTTCTGCAACGTGAAACGG GTTAACCCAGCGGACATAAAAACCGGCTATCTGTCCATCATTATGGACCCAGGGGAAGTGCCGCTGGACGAGCAGTGCGAATACCTGCCCTACGACTCCTCACAGTGGGAGATCTCCAGAGACAGACTGCGATTGG GAAAAGTTTTAGGCCACGGTGCCTTCGGGAAAGTAATTGAGGCATCGATCTACGGCATCAGCAAGAGCAACAGTTTGGACACGGTTGCTGTCAAGATGTTGAAGG ACGGATCCACAGCCAGTGAGCACAAAGCCTTGATGTCAGAGCTGAAGATACTGATTCACATCGGCAATCACCTGAATGTTGTCAACCTGTTGGGAGCCTGCACCAAACCAAACG GTCCGCTGATGGTGATTGTGGAATACTGCAAGTACGGGAACCTGTCCAACTTCCTACGAGCCAAGAGAGAGTTCTTCCTCCCTTACAGG GATCGCTCTCCGAAAACCCAGAGCCAGGTGAGACGGATGATTGAAGCGGGTCAAATGGACCAAAAAGCTCGTCAACCGCCTTCgtcttcttctccctcctctccctcctccacctcctcctcctctccaacCACCTGTCCCCAGACTCCATCATCCAACACAATTAATCAGAGGCCTGATGTGGAAAAAA TGGACGACCTGTGGAAAACTCCTCTGACCATAGAAGATCTCATTTGCTACAGTTTCCAGGTGGCTCGAGGGATGGACTTCCTGGCCTCCAGAAAG tgtaTCCACAGAGACCTGGCAGCACGGAACATTCTCCTGTCAGAGAACAACATCGTGAAGATCTGTGACTTTGGTCTGGCCCGAGACATATACAAAGACCCCGACTACGTCAGGAAAGGCAAT GCTCGTCTGCCTTTAAAGTGGATGGCTCCAGAGAGTATCTTTGACAAAGTGTACACCAGCCAGAGTGATGTGTGGTCTTTTGGAGTTTTGCTCTGGGAAATCTTTTCACTGG GTGCATCTCCTTACCCTGGGTTACAGATTGATGAGGATTTCTGCAAACGGTTAAAAGATGGCGTCAGGATGCGATCGCCAGAAACTGCCTCCCCTGAAAT ATATGGAATCATGCTGGCCTGCTGGCAGGGTGAACCCAAAGAGAGACCACCGTTCCCCGCTCTGGTGAAGATCCTGGGAGACCTGCTGCAGGACAACAGTCTTCCT GATGGGAAGGACTACATCCCTCTGAATCGCTCACAGAGCTCAGAGGATGACGGTTTCTCACAGGCTTCATCGCAGCCTCCGTCTGAGGAGGAGCTGAGAGTGGCCTGCAACACGCTACCCACCAG GTATTATAACTGCGTGCCCTTTACCGGCTGTGTCTTTGTGGGACCCACCAACGCATGCCAGCCCAGAGTGAAGACATTTGAGGAGTCGCCCCTGGAGATGTTCCCACAGAAAGCTCCTCAG GACAACCAGACAGACAGCGGGATGGTTCTGGCCTCTGAAGAATTTGAGAGAATTGAGCACCAGCACAGGGGCGCCGCCTTAAAAAG TCGaatggacagcagcagcagcacggagCCTCTCACAGCCTCCCATGGTTCTCTGGGTCAAAGCAGCGTCGGTGCCATCAGCCCGTGGCACCGCCCCACCTTCTTCAGCCAGCTATCAGGTCAGACCTTCTACAACAACGAGTACGGACATCTGTCCGAGGGCTTCTGCGACTTCTTCTCCTCGCCGGACACTCCCTGCCTCGCCTCCTCTAACGTGTAA